The Sabethes cyaneus chromosome 1, idSabCyanKW18_F2, whole genome shotgun sequence DNA segment tggcctaattttactttattctgagcctcataattattttaactaaactagaaaattatcaaatacaatattattttttttaggcatatccagttcgaaaatggtccagatattgatccaaattttatattttttgcaccatatcattatccaggcctttacctaatttctaaatcctccattgacgcacagatgattttattgcaaaaccgggtaattttgtagggcggttgggcatcacaaagtttcacgagggtgaggaagttggcgttcttaaccatcagaagtggctgcttctttttactcagacgagtctgattttgtgactacaggatccggttgaattttattggccttagggttttcggtcagcgcgctaaaggtgttttgaagctttggtatatgcttgattaacgtgtttaaactatttctcatctgagttttgtcaaaacttaaacttacagcaaaactttttgctgtatttatatgaaaaatacaggacgttatttgtccatgaaaaaaattttgattccaaccatttttacgatgttgcctgtagatagttaagcagggataaccactttaaatagagtttggaatattagcttcgtaactcaattcgaagttccaatattacaGTTTCctaaacgacatgaaagaacattaaattatctcgtgtttgatccatccttttttagaattcgaacacataacaaaatggcggacattgaaacataaaagtatggtttttaagcgcaaaaattgactttaaacatttctaaaaaattcaaaaattacaatatcaagaaaaggatgggtcaaacactagataattttgttggctttcaaacaaaaaaagaatcataagaattgcttgagccgttcttgagatatttatggtaccgactttcaaaacctggtttcgagaaaaacgacgttgaagtttttactcgttgtttaatcgctccagacgtGCGcgatacaaatagctgtaactttgtcaatatttggaattcatgcaaacgacttcaaacacatatggtcaaaatgttaatctttcgaaataatcaataaaaaaatttaggttttaaaaaattgaaaaggtactatgcccccttaacagaaaaggcagttagtatccctcttatctttcgatccatcttatcttttaatcaatgatggttaaaatttttgtacaatactgagaataaattaagtttatattgttttaagcataaaatgacatatgttagctaattaggaagactttttagtttcaaaactagaggctacaatgtacaaacactatgaagcaactacgaaaaaggatgagtgatagttagttttatcaatataattaagttttcatttaggctataaatcaagcctactttcaatatcccgtgcttatagattaattataaacggagataccatagtgacaacaagcagttttatggaatatacaacggcgtgttcgttagtggtaggcaatgatagctaccgccagtgatgtctcggagcgcaaaactaggtccattctaaaatcaatactaggtccattcaagatcaaaaaagggggttaacatttttaaggaatttgaagattttactggttttactgaacttttaaatacctaaattgaaattacacatattttagcatcattttaagagtattgttttattttaaaccagaagggttccgggtagtaacagtttgaaaatactctatggtgactgccaaaacgctgaaaaacagctacttttaaataagcggcaataaagtggttttggctataattttaatttaattttagtatatttacgttcagaaatgattaaagataaacataaaagctaaatacagtacaaagacttgataattatatcctaaaattcgtatttaaaaataggtccattcaagatcagaattcgactaggtccatttcaaaatcatttaccctagtattatttttcatcaaaaatgctcaaaatctccgaaacttcgcgtataataatgttctacaaaaacattattttagcaagataaacaactttctagaacactatgaacacgtaaaagttgaccagaataagtcagggtttaaaaactgtttttaagggtttgttcacgaataacgcttcatagataattcccatgaagagatacaagtatggtgtctttgacaaagttgtttgcattggtATTTACTATAACTTCGCCGAAAATATcgaacctgtatctcgaatgtacgagaaaataaatttcgtatctcacttttaagggaatttaTCACCCatagatttctctcacaagaaagggcttattataccaataaatgttcctaaaggcactatatgcgaaaaacttcacgttttggcgcaatatcacacgatcacgtatttcgctgattggaccactgtgcattggtctTAATCTTAGATTAGAATTAgggcttgaatttgaatttaaatatgATACATGAACTTTGAAGTTTTATTTGGAATATGATtttaacttgaatttgaacttgaatatggacttcaaattgaacataaaattaGGCATGAAATATGCTTTACAGTGGGATATAAAGTTTCACTTGAACTAGCACTAGTGTCCTAACTGCTTAAAATTCATATCAGTTCTTATATTAGCACAAAACCGTAATTGAAGTAGGACTTAAAGTTGAACGAAAATTGGAAcggaaactgaaaaaaattggTGTTAGAGCTagacttttaatattttttgaaacggtggttctactattgatgaagggacggttgggaaaagaaatgaaaattttttggtgaaggaggggaaacagcggaaaggtgagaaaggggggggggggtagttAGTTACGCTAGTagttacgcttaacaagtagtcgttttgactcttaccttttgtttcccgaaaacccgcgctgagaatcgcggctaacacgctgacagacgaacaacgtcacatgtactaccttgcaagtcgtagggACCTCGTCGTCctaccagtaaaaacaagttagatttaaacttcccgatcggaggaagaggcacaatttgtgtctaaaaaccCAACCGCGTCGCTTTCGTAATAAGTGGGTtctgcagtctccttttgtctagcgcctctatggttcaaaggtacaagtaccagagAACCACATGTCCTGgggggtgttgtgggttcgaatccggttataatctcagattatagcttggttcgacccatgcacattccagcattggacaaaaggtaggagtcaaaacgactacttgtttaGCGTAGCTACCAGCactccccccccctcctcacctttccgctctttcccttccttcgtcaaaaaattttcatttctgtcctCTACCCCCCTAATTTTCATTTCTTCGTCCCTGCATCAATTGTAGAaacaccgtttcaaaaaatattaattatatgtatggccgcatttcaaggtcaagcctacaaacatgagattagtctagacTTTTAAGTCAAAAGGCCAAAGTCAGTAACACAAAAGTCAGAATTTCGGCTGAAGAGCAAAGTAAAAAGTCGAAAATGATAAGTAGTCGAAAATCAAAAAGCCAAaggataaaaatttaaaaaatataatacAAAAGTCAAacgtctaaaattaaaaaataaaatctagGAACGATCAGAACCGAAAATCAAAATTAGAAGTCAAATAccaaaaaatcaacgaaaaaattagaaaaaatactcagaaaaacaaaaatcaatagttaaagGCAAACTTTCAAAATCACGTCAAAGCTCAATAGTCAAAACTCGAAAAGCAAACGATTACAAATCAAACGCACAAAAATTACAAAGCTAATGTTAATAGCGAAAACTGAACAAAAGTGTAAATTTAAAAGTGAAACGTCAGAAATTCAAAAGCAAAAGTTATAATTCAGaagataaaattatataaaacgaatatcaaaactaaaaattaaGACACAAATGGCAAAATTCAAAAGATAACAGTCAAACAATCGAAAGTCAAAACTCAAGACTCAACAGGTGAAAAATCGAAAGCAAAAAGTCGCAAGTCACGagccaaaattcaaaatttgaaagtcaaaagtcaaagctTAAAGTTCAAAAATCTAAATAAAATGTCAAGAATCATAAGTTGACCAACAATCTaaatttaaaaaccaaaaattaaaatagaaaaGGCAAAAGTGGAAAGAAAAATGCTAACAGTAGAGTCAAAGATAAAGCCGAAAACCAAAATTAAGATCGAgtcagtcaaaagtcaaaagctaAATGATGAAAGTCAAAAACCAAatttcaaaaaacaaaataggctacaaatcgaaaaatgtaaatgtaaaatacCCAAAAATGAGGGCTAAAAGTTAAAGATGAAAATTCAAAAGTTgagaaaagtcaaaagttaacaGTCGAATTTCAAAAGTAAACAGTTAAGAATCAAAATACCGACATCAAAAGCCAAACCAAAatttacaaagcaaaattagaaATTCAAAACTTGGAAGACAAAGGTttgaagtcaaaaatcaaaagacaAAAGTCAAATGTGACTAAGCTATACGTCAAACGGTAAGTCAGAATTTTACTCAAAAGATAAAAATAAAGCATCGAAAAGCGAAAATCAAAAGACAAAGATTAAAAATCGAAAGTAAAAAattccaaacatcaaacatCACAAGTCgacaattaaaagtaaaaattcaaaaatcgaaagtcaaaattgataaaaaaaaagtcaatagtcattcaaaagtcaaaagttaatattttttttaaagttcaAATGAAAAGCGTACTTAAATTTGaacctgaaattggacttcacacTAGAGTTGGACATGAAACTAGACATGGAATcgaacttaaaataaaattttaagttttcaTTTGGagcttaattcaaattttggacgtaaaaagtgagaacgttaattcaaattttcgacGTAAAAGAGAGCACGGCTATTCAAATTTCGTAcgtaaaagagaggacgttgattcaaattttgacGTGTAAAGAGAGAACGAACGTTAATTCATATttaggacgtaaaaagagaaaatggtAATTCATATATCGGACGTAAAagaaaggacgttaattcaaattttggacgtaaaaagagaggacgtcaaTTCAtactttggacgtaaaaagagagaacgttaattcatatttaggacgtaaaaagagacgaCGTTAATTAAAGTTttgacgtaaaaagagaaaatgttAATTCATATTTAGCACGTAAAATGAAAGAATGTTAATTCAAATTCCTAACGTAAAAAAGAAAGGACATTActtcaaattttggatgtaaaaagagaggacgttaattgcaattttgaacgtaaaatgaAGACGATTAATTCAAACTTCGGACGTAAACAGAGGATAtgttcaagttttggacgtaagaaGAGAGAACGgtaattcaaacttcgaacataaaaagagaggacatttattcaaattttggacgtaaaaagagagaacGTGAAgtcaaattaattcaaatttcggacgtaaaaccaGAGGACGGCGATTCAAATTTTGTACGAAAAAAAGTatgttagggtttatttctaattcccgtggtagtaagtaaagccattctaattttcatcatttgttggatggatttaatgaatactccaaaagttcttgtgcttgtttgactaaaacacacttgacTTCAGATCCGTGAACtgtgaaatcactgaaaagcgattattcaagcatattattgaaattacacaactgagtttatttcttaaattcgtcgtatcgttttaaaatccgtctatcaaaatttttcatcgtccgaactaaaaatcacaataatgtttacgaagctaacgagtatgtatttgtgtaggacggcatgacaaatgttattctgcaaaatttctgcaggtcgggcaagttttcctggctgtagaataacgacaatgccttgcgtgagttattttcattaatgaatgacggaaattaacgattagtcgatattttcttcttcgtcgcacgaaaaaacgtaagaaatttggctggtaggacttctctaatgataaaaagcatttaaatagatctcagctcactttgattgatcgcgtgtgatagacaacaaactaaaatattggggaatacctagttttgcattgtgtgttttAAGACatactgatatttttaacaatttttgttggatagaacgggaataggcaattacgacgaagtagcaacataccctactttaaattttggaGTAAAAAAGGATGTTAATTTGAATTTCGGAGCTAAAAAGAGAGGACGctagttttttaatataaaaagagaggacggttattcaaattttggacgtaaaaaggaaAACGTTAATTCAAAGTTCGGAAGTTAGAAGAGAGGacattcattttatttttggacaTCAAAAGTgagaacgttaattcaagttttggacgtaaaaagaaagaacgttaattcaaatttcgagcAGCGTCTCTATGGTTGAAAGGTGCAAGTACCAGCGAGTCACATGCTCTGGcggatgttgtgggttcgaatccggttataatctcagattatagcttggttcgacccatgtaccttccagcattggacaaaaggtagcagtcacaacgacaacttgttaagcgtagctaccaataaccccccctccCTTACCTTTCCAGTTTTTCCCCACCATTTCAAAAAACTTTACatctttggtttggtttggtctaaatttcgaacgtaaaaagagaggacgtaattcaaatttcggacgtaaaaaaagaggacggtaattcaaattttgacgtagaaagtgaaaacgttaattcaaatttcagacgTAAAAAAGGACGTTACTTTGAATTTTAATCACAAAAAGAGAAAACTTTAATTCactttttggacgtaaaaagagaggatgttaattcaaatCTTGGACGTAAAGGGTAATgatgttaatttaaatttcggaAGCAAAATGAAaggacattaattcaaatttcgggcgTAAAACAAAGGACGTTGATTTGAATTTTGAACGTAACAAGAGAGGATCCAATGTTTGCAGGTTCAAGTCgtgtcacggtcgccatgtgAGGATTACATTTGTTCTAACTTCAATTTTATCATTACACTACATgctatttcaaattttgtacgTAAAAAACGgagaaataaatttaaattacggAGGTGAAAAGTCCTCTCTTTTCAACGCTAATTCAACGTTTTAACGTAAAAAggagaacgttaattcaaagttcggacgttaaaagagaggacggtagtttaaattttggacgtaaatagagatgacggtaattcaaatttttgacgCTAAAAGAGATGacacgttaatttaaatttcggaAGTAAAATAAGAGGACGTCATTTCAAATTCTGGACGCAAAAAGAGAGgactttaattcaaatttcagacaTTAAACAAAAGacgttacccaagtaacacacaaaacaagttagaaaataatattcatggAAAGTAGTTGTTCAAGAGtattataaacgtactttgaaaacatatggcgttattattaaggttttgagatgttttgtgatgacatgaatttatttgacagctcatatcaaaagaataatgtttgtttttgtcaacatgtcaacacgaagtgttTATTATGTCactattactaaatttaaactactggaagaacaagttgtagcctacgctataataacgttttaaattggtatgaaataacctgatacaaacTTCTTTCCGATTGTTGTTTCAGTAGACTTCAATttcttgcgcttttctggtaagagAGAAGTTACGATATATGTAATGTTATattgttctataacaagctgtgttgcttgggtaattCGAATTTTGGCAGTGGAATGAGAAGATCCGAAGATTGCAGGTTCAAGTCgtgtcacggtcgccatgtgAGGATTACATTTGTTCTAACTTTAATTTAATAATTGTTTGATGGTTTACTGTAAATGGGTTGTGATAAAATGATTGAAATAAGAAATCGACTAATCATTGCTGCGGTTAGAAGTAGTCTGATTTATTCTACTGAGAACTGTCGCGCAACGAGCTAGCGCCGACCGCCAAAAGGGTATCGCACCGTATCATGTGGTGCGTAAGCGAATTAACCAATGAGCCGTAAGGCATGTCTAGTCTGTTTATGCCAGATATAAGACGAAGACGTTCGATAAACGATACAACGTAATATATTTTAGGGATGTCCAAATCATCACACCACACGTTAATTCATATTATGAACGCAAAAAGAGTGGACGTTAATTacaattttagacgtaaaaagagagaatgttagttcaaatttcggacgtaaaaagagaggacgttaagtCGAATTTTGGAATTGGCCTAAATTCATCTAAATAATGAATATCTTGTGACTTTTGACATTATTTCAGGGGGAACATACCAAAATCgcaacaaaaaatatgaaaatggaaCATGTTTACCTGGAGGGTCAATTGAGGGATAATGGCCAGAAATTATGATCATAAATACTGTCATAAAatctaatgaaacaaaaatagcTACTTCGGGCCCATTCCAACTTTCTCAATGTAAACTGATCATTATTTGTAAATGCCAAATCTTAACGAAATAAAAACGCAGTTGGCACGCTTTTAGGACGGAAGGTTagcaccactgcgaccattattttgatctagtGTGGTATAGTAGGCACTTTTAAGGGTCATTTAAATAAAATTCCAcgcttttattgttttattcgtTTGTAATCCGCAAAATAAAAAGTGAACCTCATAGAAAAATCAATTCACTTTTTTTGCAGCGCATTTCTGATGACTTCCAGCATTACGACCATGCCCGACTGGAACGAGGGGTTTGCATCGATAGTTGCCGAGCAACACTCCGGACTGCGGGTGCGGATCCGGATCCGGATCGTTCCTATGCCAGTTTGGCACAATCCTGCATTGAATCGCAAGTGTACCAGCAGTATGGCTTGCAGATCGCACCAGACGTTAACGTCTACCATTGTTACACAGATAGTAACATGAATCCCCCGTTAGGTTGGATTAATCAGTTCTAATTGTCAACTTTCCGATTAATTTGAGTTGTTTATTTTCGCACAGAAATCATGGAAGCATTATTCTGCCTTTTTCTACTGCTACTGGCGGCTCTCGCAGTCTGGTCAACGATCTACGATATGCGGGAATCCAAACGGCAAGGCCATCCTGCCAGGTATTTTCTTCAGCAACTGGAAAGCAAGCGCGATCGACTGTGGGTTGCATTTTCCATCCCTCGAAACATCTATCGGCTGAAGGATCCCGTAGGGGGGAGCATCCGGCAAGATTTGCAGTTTCTCGAAGCTTTTCGTTTTATTCAAATGATTCGAGTCATCATGCTGCACGTCATACTGGCACACGTCAAGCTGCCCCAGACGAATACCTTCTTCATTGAGGGCATCCAGCATCGGCCGGCAACCATTGTCTACATAGCCGAGTTTCAAAACTACGTCCAAACCTTTCTGTCCATATCGGGCATGCTGATGACGATCAACTTTCTCGAGCACATACGAAAAAATCCCGACTTTGACCTTTCACTCGGTTGGCGAAAGATACGGGCTAGACTGTGCCGGATCGTGCCGGCCTATGGATTCGTGATTTTCCTGGAGTGTGCGGTCATGAAACGACTGATCGATGGTCCGATAGGTCAGCACTTTATCGGGGAATCCCAGGAGAACTGTCGGCGCTGGTGGTGGGCGAATTTACTATTCATTAACAACTACATTCAAACGGATGAACCGGTAAgttaaattaccaaaaaaaaaaaaaatcagcgaTTAAACCTAATTAACGTGTTTGATCACTTTCAGTGCATGATCCAATCATGGTATCTGGCTGCCGATATGCAACTTTTTATCTATGGTTTGACGGTGATGATGCTTATTTGGCGATGGCCCCAGCTAAAGGAGTACATATTCAGTGGCGCCCTCCTGTGTGCCGTGGTGTTACCCACTGTGGCGTCTTACGTGTTCAAAGTAACGCCAGTAATGACGTCGCATCTCAAAAACGCACAACACTACAGCCGACAGCACGACTATCAGTATGACATTTACTTTCCATTTCATCAAAACATAGGCGTCTACTCTTTCGGAATGTTGGCTGGGTTTGTATACTACCACTATCGAGATTCCAGAAAGGCACTGTTAAACTCCAGGATATATaaggggatgttccaagcagctgtgatttttaacattttaagcTTGTCATCCGTGTACTGGGTGATGGTATATCGGAACGAAATTGCACCTATTTTGCAGGCGATTTACTCCACATTTTTCAAACAATCGTGGGCCATTCTGACGACATTGATTCAGCTTGCGTTGGCGCTGTTCTCGGTTAACTCACCGATCAAGAGATTCTTCAGCCATCCATTCTTCGGCGTAAACGGAAAGCTGTCCTACAGTTTCTTTCTGATCCACTTCACTATCATCGAACTGGTGTACGGTGGCGTCATGGGACCTATCTATTCCAACGAACGGGTGGTGGTGAGTGGAAAAACCAGTTTTGTGCTTAGTATTTAACTAACATGGTCAATTTTTCTACCGTAATCCTTACAGGTGACCTACTTGTCGCAGGTTTTCATGTGGACGATTCTGATCGGTGCCGGAATTACGGTGCTGGTCGAGCTGCCCGCTGCAGCAGCACTGAATGTGCTCCTGGAGCAGAGGAAAATAAAGACCGCCAAGGTGCAACAGATACAGGTTCCTCCTGTAGCGGCGGGCCCACCGAAGCCATCGGATTAGCGATACCATAGCATCGTCCGTGTCCGAACCGTATCAGATTTCATCGTAATCCATGACAAAGTGTTACGGAGTTTTGTTTGGAAGCTGACCGACTGACTGACTGTAAATAGTTTTATCTGTGAGTGAATAAAAGTAAATTATTGATGtaacattttaaaaataaaattttccagaGAATGAATTGAGGGGCTTTTGAATTAAAACCGAATGCATGACTGATTCTATTCAACCAGGCAAAACATTTTGCAGTGCAATATGTTCCAAAGTGAAAGGTTAAGTACTCTCGAAACAAGCTGCCTACGTACCAACAAGAAGTGAATGCACAGAAGTGCATGCATTTACCTTGGCAATTTTTGAATCATCGATGCTATGCGACTGTGCGCGCTCTTTTTGCGTGGGAAAAACTATAAAAGTGATCCCGGAAAAAATAAACCATTAAGATCAGTGCTGTTGGCGCTGATTTCGAGATCGGTAACAACCATGTGTTGTTGATTAAAGTCACTAGCCTTGAGTACGATCGAGCATTAAACGTGAACATGGTCAAGGTTTTCCCGGTTTGCTGTTCGGACTAACGAATAATGCAAGCTTACTGTTTAAGGAGATTCGAACAAAGCATCCAGTTGATCGAGAGCTCTAAAAGAATAAACTTGAACTCTGGATTCCACCTACCGTACATAACAATGATTGTAAATGCTTTTGAACGTTATGAACCAGGAAATCTGAACTGATAGTTTATTTTGCACTCGATGGAATAAATGATATGAGCATTGGATACATTGCTGTTGATCCTTTACTTCCATAACCAATTTTTCtattgttgtctggcatcagaTCTTTCCGTTTTGTGACCAATACAAAGCAAATTTTGCATACATTTTAATATTGTTATGGTATTAATTATTGGCCTAAAACTCGTACAAAACCTCAttataaaaaacaataaaaaaaactcttcATTCCAATGTTTAATacttttaacgtagaactatgATGGACAAGCAATGGATCCATCAGCTTTGGACGAGGTAAAAAAAGCAGCAGCAGAAAAACGGCAATTATGATaatggtattatgcaatacatCAGACGAGACAGTCGCATTAATTCCATCATCCATGCAAAAaaacacttatttttcaaaaaagcatgtttcgcaatgTGGTTACCCCGCAGCGCTCGAGAATTGCTTCGAATTTTcaagtataaaaccatacaaatataATAACTCAATATGgaacaattttcgttccgatgtcgaacactacaatggaccaaatgtacaccttgcgacaaatcctcgataaattccgcgAATTCAATTGCCAGGCTCACctttttgtttatagactttaaggtggcgtatgattcagttaaacgaaataagcagttattcagccgagagccggggtggctcttgccgtatcaagaatttctctccattgtactcggtgctgggctactcgtcgccaattcgttgc contains these protein-coding regions:
- the LOC128745498 gene encoding nose resistant to fluoxetine protein 6-like, with the protein product MVTTPSQLVSLLLATIAIGRLTRATGVNEFVQLSDYIKLPKLFVYDDFGDCKDANPAGFVYCVVHARILPNSSSDLWANISRISDDFQHYDHARLERGVCIDSCRATLRTAGADPDPDRSYASLAQSCIESQVYQQYGLQIAPDVNVYHCYTDSNMNPPLEIMEALFCLFLLLLAALAVWSTIYDMRESKRQGHPARYFLQQLESKRDRLWVAFSIPRNIYRLKDPVGGSIRQDLQFLEAFRFIQMIRVIMLHVILAHVKLPQTNTFFIEGIQHRPATIVYIAEFQNYVQTFLSISGMLMTINFLEHIRKNPDFDLSLGWRKIRARLCRIVPAYGFVIFLECAVMKRLIDGPIGQHFIGESQENCRRWWWANLLFINNYIQTDEPCMIQSWYLAADMQLFIYGLTVMMLIWRWPQLKEYIFSGALLCAVVLPTVASYVFKVTPVMTSHLKNAQHYSRQHDYQYDIYFPFHQNIGVYSFGMLAGFVYYHYRDSRKALLNSRIYKGMFQAAVIFNILSLSSVYWVMVYRNEIAPILQAIYSTFFKQSWAILTTLIQLALALFSVNSPIKRFFSHPFFGVNGKLSYSFFLIHFTIIELVYGGVMGPIYSNERVVVTYLSQVFMWTILIGAGITVLVELPAAAALNVLLEQRKIKTAKVQQIQVPPVAAGPPKPSD